Proteins encoded in a region of the Candidatus Providencia siddallii genome:
- the wzyE gene encoding ECA oligosaccharide polymerase: MTLMELICLSLFCFISIIFISILLYKNFFYFKLNFNVIFSFLFLLTFYFGFPLTCILTFKFSESIIKSEYLFYTQLSSISFYIVYYIVYNTNFSVLKSTKRRMIFNINKIEINLFCILLMLISIITIFIFFLKNGFLLFKLKSYDQIFSNQVFLVGLKRFFYFFIPAMLIIYFLKPTKKRWFFFLFSTIIFGFFTYFVVGGTRANIIIPFSLFLFIGINRKWIKLWMLIVFFILSIVIMFFLALNRYGINVSWNKLFYIMLYFTRDTFSPWENLALILSYYEKLDFQNLSPIIRDFYVFIPSWVWPERPNVILNSANYFTWKILNNYSGLSISPTLIGSFIIMGGVFFIPLGGIVVGLFIKWFDWIYNLSLRESNRYKASVLKSFCFSLIFNIIVLVREGIDSFVSRFFFFCIIFGFCLIFAKILYCLFENAGVVYVKKNNLKIIIMK, translated from the coding sequence ATGACATTAATGGAATTAATTTGTTTATCATTATTTTGTTTTATATCAATTATTTTTATTAGTATTTTGTTATATAAAAATTTTTTTTATTTTAAATTGAATTTTAATGTCATTTTTTCATTTTTATTTTTGCTTACATTTTATTTTGGTTTTCCATTAACTTGTATATTAACATTTAAATTTAGCGAAAGTATTATAAAATCAGAATATTTGTTTTATACACAATTATCTTCAATTAGTTTTTATATAGTTTATTATATTGTTTATAATACTAATTTTTCAGTATTAAAAAGTACTAAAAGACGTATGATATTTAATATAAATAAAATTGAAATAAATTTATTTTGTATTTTATTGATGTTGATATCGATTATTACTATTTTTATATTTTTTTTGAAAAATGGTTTTTTGTTATTTAAACTTAAATCTTATGATCAAATTTTTTCTAATCAAGTATTTTTAGTTGGGTTAAAAAGATTTTTTTATTTTTTTATTCCTGCTATGTTAATTATTTATTTTTTAAAACCAACCAAAAAACGTTGGTTTTTTTTTCTTTTTAGTACTATTATATTTGGTTTTTTTACTTATTTTGTAGTTGGTGGAACTAGGGCTAATATTATTATTCCATTTTCGTTATTTTTATTTATTGGCATAAATCGTAAATGGATTAAATTATGGATGTTAATTGTTTTTTTTATATTAAGTATAGTTATAATGTTTTTTTTAGCTTTAAATAGATATGGAATTAATGTTAGCTGGAATAAATTGTTTTATATAATGTTATATTTTACTCGTGATACTTTTTCTCCATGGGAAAATTTAGCATTAATATTAAGTTATTATGAAAAATTAGATTTTCAAAATTTATCACCAATTATACGTGATTTTTATGTGTTTATCCCATCATGGGTATGGCCTGAACGTCCTAATGTTATTTTAAATTCAGCAAATTATTTTACTTGGAAAATATTAAATAATTATTCAGGTTTATCTATTTCACCAACATTAATTGGTTCTTTTATTATTATGGGTGGAGTTTTTTTTATTCCACTTGGAGGTATTGTTGTTGGTTTATTTATAAAATGGTTTGATTGGATTTATAATTTAAGTTTAAGAGAATCTAATCGTTATAAAGCTTCTGTTTTAAAATCATTTTGTTTTAGTTTGATTTTTAATATAATTGTTTTAGTTCGTGAAGGTATTGATTCGTTTGTATCAAGATTTTTCTTTTTTTGTATAATTTTTGGTTTTTGTTTGATTTTTGCAAAAATATTATATTGTTTATTTGAAAATGCAGGGGTTGTTTATGTTAAAAAAAATAACTTAAAAATTATAATAATGAAATAA
- a CDS encoding TDP-N-acetylfucosamine:lipid II N-acetylfucosaminyltransferase: MKKLIHVLGSNISHHNNTLLNFFNKLFLKEKFLLKKFLFFVVTKDKNIINIYSNLEIKTFDNKLLLAKNVIKNAINNRYNRFFFHGQFNVFIWLGLLFGGIKSYQFWWHIWGADLYEESNSLKFKIFYIFRRLAYKKVGYVCATRGDLDYYYKINPKTPSFVLYFPTKIDLSLNKKKLKISVTRRLTILLGNSGDSSNRHEEALIAIKKQFGEKVKIIIPMGYPNNNQTYIRKIEKVINQKFKLGEVIVIKEYLSFNKYISLLRTCDLSYLIFNRQQGIGTICLLIQLCIPFVISKENTFLKDLKLQNIPVFIYGNKFTIFSINKIKQQIFNLNNNKINFFPPNFVCNWKIVLSLFAKR; the protein is encoded by the coding sequence ATGAAAAAATTGATACATGTATTAGGATCTAATATTTCACATCATAATAATACTTTACTAAATTTTTTTAATAAACTTTTTTTAAAAGAAAAATTTTTATTAAAAAAATTTCTTTTTTTTGTTGTAACTAAAGATAAAAATATTATTAATATATATTCTAATCTAGAAATTAAAACTTTTGATAATAAATTATTGCTTGCGAAAAATGTAATAAAAAATGCGATTAATAATCGATATAATCGTTTTTTTTTTCATGGACAATTTAATGTATTTATTTGGTTAGGATTATTATTTGGAGGAATAAAATCATATCAGTTTTGGTGGCATATTTGGGGCGCTGATTTATATGAAGAATCTAATTCATTAAAATTTAAAATTTTTTATATTTTTAGACGTTTAGCTTATAAAAAAGTTGGATATGTATGTGCTACTCGTGGTGATTTAGATTATTATTATAAAATAAATCCTAAGACTCCTAGTTTTGTATTATATTTTCCAACAAAAATAGATTTATCTTTAAATAAAAAAAAACTAAAAATTAGCGTAACAAGACGATTAACTATATTATTAGGCAATTCAGGTGATTCTTCTAATCGTCATGAAGAAGCACTAATAGCAATTAAAAAACAATTTGGTGAAAAAGTAAAAATTATTATTCCTATGGGATATCCTAATAACAATCAAACATATATTAGAAAAATAGAAAAAGTTATAAATCAAAAGTTTAAGTTAGGAGAAGTAATAGTTATTAAAGAATATTTAAGTTTTAATAAATATATTAGTTTATTGAGAACTTGTGATTTAAGTTATTTAATTTTTAATCGTCAACAAGGGATTGGAACTATATGTTTATTAATACAATTATGTATTCCATTTGTTATTAGTAAAGAAAATACTTTTTTAAAAGATTTAAAATTACAAAATATTCCAGTTTTTATTTACGGTAATAAATTTACTATTTTTTCAATAAATAAAATTAAACAACAAATATTTAATTTAAATAATAATAAAATTAATTTTTTTCCTCCTAATTTTGTTTGTAATTGAAAAATAGTTTTAAGCCTTTTTGCAAAGAGGTAA